The Tenrec ecaudatus isolate mTenEca1 chromosome 11, mTenEca1.hap1, whole genome shotgun sequence region GCCAGCTCGGCGCTGGCTCTTCCTTTCGCCTCCCCAGCCTCCTCCAGCATTTGTTTGGGGGGTGGAAGGAGTTAGGGTTCGGATGCCATCCAGAGGTCTGAAAATCGATCCACCAACTGCCCCTGTTGACCCCAGAAAGGGCTTTTCCAAGACTTACCCAgttgctgccccctccccaccaagtACCTCCCCTTCAAAAAAGCAGACTGGGACCTAGGTTTTGGGTGTGGGCCCAGACGACCAGCACTCCGGTCCAAATTGGGGACTAAATCCACAAAACGAGAACTGGCTTAAGCATCTGTAGACCCCCTGTTTTTATTCGACGCTTCTTCCTTTCTTCAACGCCCTGGAAATTGTTGATGTTTATTTAGGAAGTGTCACACAGTTATTGGTACTTAGGAACTCGGGATGGTAAGGGGGTTTGATTTGACTCTCAATTAGCTTGAAAAAGAAACAGCGCACCTGGGGTCAGGCGGGTCATCACAATAACAAAAAGCGCGTCTACAAAATAAAAAGCTCTGTTATAAAGAAAGGCAATCCCGGAAATCCATGGCGAGCCTTCCTGAGGACCATCTAGCCAGGCCTATTCTCAGGTTTAATTGGCATGCAGTTTATTGGCGCCTTATTGGTGTTGATTGAAATTTTGCTCCCAGTCCTTTCTTTTGAGAATTAGCATCTCAAGTCGACTAACCCGAGTCAATTATCTTTTTAGGGTCTGTGTTTGGCCATAAATTTGCAAATATTCATTAAACTTACTTTGTAAACATCCCTTTTCCCAATCCTACCCCAATCTCTATTATTTCCTAAGAAAGTCTTTCCTTTTTAAAGGTCTCCATAAAAAGCAATGGATCAGGGAGCTATATTTGAATGAAGACATATTAAATCGATGACAGATACACATCACGCTGCGTTtaacaagagttgtacaaggAGGCGGGTTTCAGATTCCGCACGGCTATGCCGCACCATGATTCACATTTTTACAGCCTTTCCTTCATGCCTTCACCCATTAAACCATTAAATTTCAGCAATTCAAATCAAACAAAGCAGTTATCATTTTGAGGCGAAGCTACTTGGAAGGGGGTGGAGGTACGCATTTTATGACACAATAAAAATAGGGAACAATCCATATTACTGACTAAATTGCGTTTATTTTCTTCatccatttttttgggggggttactTATAACCTGCAGGATTGGACGCAACACTGCCAGTATACGAGACTGGCACCCAACACCCTGAGATTAAAATAAAGGGAGCATCTTTGAATCGTTCTGAGGAAATTACGACAATGGTGACAATTCCATATATAATGCTTCCTTCCTTCACAAACTCCCTCTGGATGTGACTGTCTTCACTGGACCTTTGCCTGACTGGCCTGAGATGTTAAGGCTTTGAAACAAACATTGTGaaaggctatgttttcattggggTTTGTCCCTGTTGTTTATTAAAATTGTGTCCTTGTGTTTCCATGGGTGCTTTTCTTACTTCTCCATATTTGAACTTCAATTGAAGTGTAAAGAAAAATTCCATTTGAAATTTAATTGTGCTTCTTTCTTTGTTTGCATGGCAGTATTATAAGAGAaatggagtgtgtgtgagtgtgtgtgtgtgtgtgtgtgtgtgtgtaggggtgggggtggaatcaCAGAGCCAGTCCCAGTTAAACATTGTTCACATCGATGTAAAGGGTCCAATCCAATCAACTCTTTGGGAGACATTTCTTACTACTTCTCAGGACCATCTCCCAGCTGACGGCTTTGGGCAGCCTATTTTCACTTGAACACCACGCAAATTAAATTGGTAACATGCTTGCTTGGGCACcacaaaaacacagcaagtacagCAAAGTCTAGTCTTTATCACTTCAACAACAACGGCACGGAGAGCAAAGACTCACTTAAGGAAAGATATCAATCCTGCCATTAGCTTTGAGCCTCTGGAACatcataatatttttttaaatagtctATTTTTTTATGTAAATGGCATATTTCTCCAATAAAACCCTGAGTTACTGGGGGAAAATTTCCTTACCCCCCAAAAGTGGCTTAAGAGGTTAGCTCTCTTACACACAAACTCATATGATATCAAATCATTTAAAAGGGATGGGGTTAGCTGAAAAAGCCTGATTTTATTCATTTCTTTCCAGGTAGTCACGTTCATTTATATCTATCCTGAGTAGTAATAATAAATATCCTTCAAAGAGTTGATTGGATAGGACCTTTTACATCGATGTGAACAATATTTAACTGGGACTGGTGCTGTGAtacccccccttctctctctctcacacacacacacacatacacactccatATACATATTATTCCTTATATGATAAAGATTGTTCCATTCGCCAATaaattaggaagaaatgtacaattttaaagttattttattgGACCAATTCTAAAGCGTGGTCCTTTCACcaaaaaatgaggcactgatataAAGTGTTCTGAAGCAGGAAAAGAAATTGTTTCAAAGACATTTTTAGTTTAGTAGATGCTCTTTGGAGAGTTGCTGTCTGGCCTGGCCTGCCACTGTATCTTGGAAAGACAAGTTGGAATCTCTGCCTCTACAGATCGACACCTCTACAGATCTAATTGAAAGTGGCATATCTGGATGCAATGAGCAGTGAGATCCCACTGCCAGCCAACTCCTTTGAACCGTGTTGAAAAGGATCCCATGAGCTAAAAAATGGAGGTAAAATGGTAAAGATTTATTTTGACTTCACCTGGTGTTTTGTGGAACCAAATCATTTAAGCTGTTTCACAACCAATAGGATTTTAATACCCTTCATCATTTTCTCTCTTGTCTGGGCGCCCTATGTGTGCTCTCGGCAGATTGGATCGCCCCAAATAGTTTATAACATCAACACTTCAGGTACGATGAAGGCGTACATCGATCTGTTCACCATCTTCCCAATGAAAACAACTCAGCGAAGAAGAGGGGTCCAAAGTGTTTGGGTGCTTGAAGAGATGCAGTTTGCCTTGAGGTGCTGGGGTTTGCATTGGAGGGCCCCCTTCCCTGCCCTTTGCCCCTTATGGGTCACCAGCTTCTTCCTACCCGGAGAGCTCCTCCGCCCTTCCACCCGCGTGCCTGAGCACGCTCTCTAGGAAGCGCGTCACCAGAGCTGCGCGCGCAGGCCCTGCTCAACTTTCCGCAAGTGCAACTTGGGCATCCCCGGGGAGGCGGGAACGTGGGGCTccaggggggaggagagagtgtgAAGCGAACGTGAAGGCGGCCCAGAGCACGCGGGTGGTTTCCCGCTGGGCCGAGGGCCTGAAAGGGAGCCAATCGGGCAGCCGCGACTGCTGCCAATCACTCGGTTCCCTCCAATCCCACCCGTGCCATTTCCAAAAATCTCGGTCCCACTGTGCAGCTCAAATGTGGTGTTCGCTCTGCCAAtcgctggaggacagagtgggaacGGGAATAAGCAGAGTTAGGAGGCCAGGACAAAAGAAGTTAAAGAGCGCCTAATATATACATGTTTTTGAAGGCGGACCGAGGGAAAAAAGTCCCCCCAGTGAGGGTCTCCGGGCCTGATTATGTAGTTGTGATGGAGCCCCCTTTGAGCAAGAGGAGCCCGCCAGAGCTGAGATTAGCGGATTTGGCAACAGCTAAAGCCCAGCCGCTTCAGAATATGACAGGCTTCCCAGCGTTGGCCAGCCCGCCCGCCCACTCCCAACTCCGTGGCGCCGCCGCGCACCTCCGCCCGCAGGACCTGGGCGCTGACCCCGGCGTGGCCATCTCTCCGCTCGGACCCGAGCACATGGCCCAGGCGAGCGCGCTCAGCCTCAGCCCTCCCTCCCAGGGGCTCCCGGCGCCGCCCGAGGCCCCGGCAGCCGGCGCAAGCGCTGCAGCCACCACCGTCCTCCCGGGCGCCGGCACCTACCCCGACAGCGGGGGCAGTAACGGCGCGCGGCCCTCtgcgcccccgcccccagcccctcctcttcctccctccccttccccccctccccttgcCCTCTCGGGCTACACCACCACCAacagtggcggcggcggcaacAGCGGCAAAGACCACAGCAGGGACTTCGTCCTCCGGAGGGACCTTTCCGCCACGGCCCCCGCGGCGGCCATGCACGGGGCCCCGCTCGGAGGGGAGCAGCGGTGCGGCCCCGACTCCCCCCAGCACCCGGCCCCGCCTCCCCACTCTGCCGGCATGTTCATCTCTGCCAGCGGCACCTACGCGGGCCCGgacggcggcagcggcggcgggggCCCGACGCTCTTCCCTGCCCTGCACGACACTCCGGGGGCCTCTGGCGGCCACCCGCACCCGCTCAACGGCCAGATGCGCCTCGGGCTGGCGGCGGCCGCGGCAGCCGCGGCGGCAGAGCTGTACGGCCGAACCGAGCCGCCTTTCGCGCCGCGCTCCGGAGACGCGCACTACGGGGCgatggccgccgccgccgccgctgccgccctgCACGGGTACGGAGCTGTGAACTTAAACCTGAacctggcggcggcggcggcggcggctgcagcCGCGGCCGGGCCTGGACCCCACCTGCAACACCACGCGCCGCCTccggcgccaccgccgcccgcGCCGCACCCGCACCAgcgccacccccacctcccaggggCAGCCGGGGCCTTCCTGCGCTACATGCGGCAGCCAATCAAGCAGGAGCTCATCTGCAAGTGGATCGACCCCGACGAGCTAGTCGGACCGCCGCAGCCACCGCCCCCGGCCGGCGGCGCCCAGCCCTGCTCCAAAACTTTCAGCACCATGCACGAGCTGGTGAACCACGTCACGGTGGAGCACGTGGGCGGCCCGGAGCAGAGCAGCCACGTCTGCTTCTGGGAGGACTGTCCGCGCGACGGCAAACCCTTCAAGGCCAAATACAAGCTCATCAACCACATCCGGGTGCACACGGGCGAGaagcctttcccctgccccttcccaggCTGCGGCAAGGTCTTCGCGCGCTCCGAGAACCTCAAGATCCACAAGCGCACTCATACAGGTGGGTGTCTGTCCCCGTCCGCGCCGCTGCCGCCGCTGCCTGCGCCACCACAGCTTCTGCCGCCGCTTCTCTCACTCCTCTTGCTAGCCTTCCTGTTTCCCTCCTTCTGCTGCTTCTCTTGGCATACGTGTAACCCggacatgtgacttcttttttttctctcccccctcttttttttctaTGAATAAGTAATTCGATAGCACACACAGGCCCCGCGCTGGGTTCGCACACGGCGGAGTCTCCAGCGCGCCCGCAGCCCCTCCACCGGGACCGGCTACGCGctccagccgccgccgccgccgcccgggaGCAGCAGCCGCAGCGAGAACAGGAAGGTGCCCGGGATGGTcggccacccccaccctgccagccTCAGGAACTTGGGAGCACGGCGGGGCCCGGGAGCCGGAGCCACCCGACGGCCCCCCTCCCTTCGGTCACATCGCCACTCACTAGAGCGGGCGTGGGAGGGGCTCCCGGGGACTTGCGGCCCTCAAATGGGGCCTCCAGGCTAAGCTTAGTCGGCCCCTCCTAGAGAAGAGGGGGTCCCGCCCTTCTGGGCACAAGGCACGGACTGCGCCTGAGGATGCCCGCTtgcagcacgcacacacacgcagagGCACACAGCCCACCCAAACAACTGCGCACCCTTCCTGCCCCGCAGACGCCCCCGCCCCATCCGCTGGACATCCACCTGACTTACCATTTACCCATCTACATTTTCACGGGTCCTCATTTACACACCCTTATCCCCATGCACACGTCCGCTAAAGTGTTCTGGAGAAGTGGGCTGGCTTTGCCCCTTCGAATAAGCTTCTGGTTTCGGAAAGACCCGGTGGCCCGCGCGTTTCTTCCTGGAGGGGAAGTCCCTGGcgccgtggagatccctcccgTCACGCCTCCCTATACCCTCCCCCCAAACTCCATCTTTGTGGGGCTAGTGTTAAGaccacgagggagggagggaggatgcggCATGTGGCTGAGGTCGCTTCTGTTGGTGGTGTGACCTCTTGGCACAGGAGCGAGTTGTGTGGAGGCGCTGATGAGCACTAGCGCTATCCGGGATTTATAGGGACAGACAATATTACTCCTCCGAGGACACTTAAGTAACTGGAGTTTACGTTCCGTAATTACTCGGGTGATTTATCGGCGCTGCCGTGAGGAAGAGGCAGCCCCCAGGCGTGGGCCCGGCCAGCGGCCAGGGTGCAGAGGATgcggttgatgtgcaggggctgGAGCCGCTCAGCGCACCAGGTAGTGCGTGGTGAAGGCGCCCACGGCTGGCTCCTGCAGGCCCACCCTATGGCACTCCGCCGCAGAGGGCTAGCTGCGAGCATGTTTGTGGCAAGGACCTTGGTTTGTTTGTGgttgtctccccaccccccaatcagGACCTGTCTGCCTTAATGATTTTTCCGAAAGGAATTTCCCAAGAGGCTCTAGTGGAAAGTAGGGCCTGCTGAGTTGGGTCCTAACCCCTGAGACCAGCACTTAGCCTTGGGGCGAAGGCCAGCCCAGGGGACACCCTTGGGGAAGCTTGCCCCAACCCAATCCCCAAAGggaaacctaagtgctgggtccgCGGCTTGGGGTCCTTGAGGCCTCGAGAGGAGAAGTGAATCTTCTGAGCAGTTGCCGGGAGCTGCGGGCAGTTTCCGCTCCCGTAAGACGAGGAATTGGGAATTTATGGTGTGGAAGCTAACCCCACTCTTAACCTTCAGGCACCTGCCCGGTCACGAGTCCGGCCTTCACTCCCGCCCCCCCAGGCCCAGCccgggttgggggaggggtggtgtgtgtgtgtgagatgctgGGGTGGGAGGATGAGGGAGACCTCAGCTACCGCCCTCCATCCTCACGTGGGCAGGGAGATGAGACACCCatggtggttttgttttctggttcCCGCCGCTTTGTGGGCCCCGCCGGGGAAGAACTCCGGGGCACATCCAAACTCAGGGTCGACCTCGGTCTCTGGGCTCTGTTCAAAGAGAAACAACCTCCGGCTTTTTTCCTCGGCACTCTCCTTCCCACACCGATTTCCCCTGTGAGGGCTGTTTGGGGGCTATCAGGGATCTCGAAACAAATTGGTCCAAGAataatccactagccactctcgAGGGCCCATTTCCGGAACAATGTATCAACTCAGTGCTTACAGCATGCGTCTGGGCCTAATTCAAGTCGTTCTGAAAAAGAACTGGTCGGACCTAGAAGCTGGCCGCAGAAACCTTTTAGTACTTGGTTACTGGCACCATGGCTGTTAAAACTCTGGAAGAGTTAAATTCTGTCTGAACCTCATGTCAGAGCCTGGGATGGGAAGCCTCGGGTTCTGCCACACTTCTAGTTTGGCCGTTTGCTCGATGCTCTGTTAAGGCCCTTGAATATCACATGGGAAATTCTATTGTCCTTCCTTTTTACCGTCCCCTTTCTCATTATCCCTGATTTTCTCCTTGTCGTTTCCTCTCCATGTCTCCCTTTCCTGAATCTCATGGCTTCCTTTCATCACATGCAGTGGAGGAGCCAGCAATGTTTAAGATGTTTACCATTCACAATCCAGGTTATATAAGTTGTTCAGAAACAcagtctcttcccccccccccccccgcaaataaCATGACACATTTGCATCATGTAAATAAGCTAAGCACCACATAGCTCCATGAAAATGGTAATTAGAATTGGGGGGGGGAATGTATTGTTTGAAATAATACTGTGTTTAAATAGTGGTAAGGAGAAtaatttgtgtttttaaaataactttaataaaataatttgttgCCTCTTACCCACAGAATTTTTGTGATCATGATTGGGATTGCTgtgtctgccccccccccccatagttcATGTAGGAGAATAATAGGATACATTTGAGTAATgtctaatttcatttttaaacatttgcAACTAGGGAAAGGTATATTCTAGGCAATAATGATTACTTCCAATGAGCCTACGTAACTCTGGAACTGGAGCAGCTGTTGGTGAAATGTTAACAAAATTGTAAAAAAGCACTGAAACGGGAATAGAAATGGGTCATCGAAGTTTATGTACACTGAGCCttaatggttttatttttttaagctgtCGATTATCCAAAATGAAGCAAAGGGTCATATTTAGTGAATCACCAGAGTAACTTCTGACATGTAGACATTAAGCCTGTTTAAATCTTAAAGATATTACTTAACAACAATATGCTTGAGATGGCTTGTGTATAGTTATGGACTCAATTCTATCAAGAACGGTGAGAGAGAATTCAGTTACCTGTTGTTTTCCTGATTTGCTGTTTAACATCAAGATGTAATATAGCTGAATTTATCGTTATCTTATTAAGCGCTTCTACTTCCTGGAACAAATCCCCTTGGATTTAAAGGTACCGTATTACTGGTGTAGTTAGGGCAGCAGCATAAAGGAGCCACCGGCCAGGAGTGTTAAATGGCCCATGTTTGACTGTTAATATACAAAGCTTAGAATAAGCTTACTGTGGCAGCAGGTAAATGGTAGGTTCTGACTTAGTGTACAGTTGTTTTTAATATGTCTTGAAATTCTATCTGCTCTGTTCTTGATCCCACTGCAAACTGTGAGCTACGCTGGTAGAAGAACACGGAGGCGAACAGCCTATTCTGGGACCAGTTTGTAAAATTTAGTGGTGGGATTGTGTCATACAGGTGCCTTGTTTCTGAAAAGGATTCgttactatttcctttctttccccaaCTGTTCCATCAGTGAAATCCTGGGGAACACTTAAAACCAAATGCCATTTCCCCCCTATGTTTTACTGAACTTTTCATTTACTTCCAGTGTACATGttcgtttttctttttaatttagagACTCCCCCCTTACTATGACTTTGGAAATAGCATTTTATCTGTGTTTGTCTCACTGGAGGAGGCCTTCTGTTTATATTTGGGGTGGATAAAAGCCCAAATATAGGGAATCAAAAGGTGGCTCACTGGGTCCTAGGTGTGTTGTGTTACATCCTGGACCTTGAGTTAGCTggtcctcccctgccccctgtgGTCCTGCAGGGTCTGCGGAGCTGCCACTGTTGTGATCTACAGGTCTGAGGAGAGCCTCTGGACTGGTGGACACCAGGTTCATTCCTGTATTCCCCCTTTCCCATTTCATCCTGTAACATAAAGGCGTTCAGGTGGGAGCTGGGGACATGCATCCAAGATTCCCCTGCCAAGCAAGAGGTTTCTGGGAAAAGAATTGTTAACCTTATCTGTGTTTCATTTCAGGGGAAAAGCCTTTCAAGTGTGAGTTTGATGGCTGCGACAGGAAGTTTGCCAACAGTAGTGATCGCAAGAAACATTCCCATGTCCACACCAGTGACAAACCCTACTACTGCAAGATTCGAGGCTGTGACAAATCCTACACTCACCCGAGCTCCCTGAGGAAGCACATGAAGATTCACTGCAAGTCTCCACCACCTTCCCCAGGAACTCTTGGTTACTCATCAGTGGGGACTCCAGTGGGCGCCCCCTTGTCTCCTGTGCTGGAACCAACCAGGAGTCGCTCTAGCACACTCTCCCCTCAGGTCACTAACCTCAACGAGTGGTATGTTTGCCAGGCCAGTGGGGCCCCCAGCCACCTTCATACACCTTCCAGCAACGGAACAACCTCTGAGTCTGAAGATGAGGAAATGTATCAGAACTCTGAAGTTGTACGGACTATACATTAAGAAGTATTAATTATAAGCAAAATCAGAAGTGGCGGTTCTTGACCCTATCCTGGCCTCAGACAATGCCAAGCCTGTGACAAACCCATGACTCAGAATTGCCACCAGTTCTAATTAGCCCTATTTATTCTATATGAAACCCTATGGTGTTtgtaaatttaattaatttaattaagATATGTGGACTTTTttccataaaaaacaaaatagccaACCAAGATGGACATTTTTttctataaaaaaacaaaaatagccaACCAAGCTGAACTTGTAGGACATCACAGGGGGACAGAGCTGAGGGCAAAATATACCAAGGGAAATGAATGGAGAGATTACTCAAGATAAAAAAC contains the following coding sequences:
- the ZIC5 gene encoding zinc finger protein ZIC 5, with the translated sequence MEPPLSKRSPPELRLADLATAKAQPLQNMTGFPALASPPAHSQLRGAAAHLRPQDLGADPGVAISPLGPEHMAQASALSLSPPSQGLPAPPEAPAAGASAAATTVLPGAGTYPDSGGSNGARPSAPPPPAPPLPPSPSPPPLALSGYTTTNSGGGGNSGKDHSRDFVLRRDLSATAPAAAMHGAPLGGEQRCGPDSPQHPAPPPHSAGMFISASGTYAGPDGGSGGGGPTLFPALHDTPGASGGHPHPLNGQMRLGLAAAAAAAAAELYGRTEPPFAPRSGDAHYGAMAAAAAAAALHGYGAVNLNLNLAAAAAAAAAAAGPGPHLQHHAPPPAPPPPAPHPHQRHPHLPGAAGAFLRYMRQPIKQELICKWIDPDELVGPPQPPPPAGGAQPCSKTFSTMHELVNHVTVEHVGGPEQSSHVCFWEDCPRDGKPFKAKYKLINHIRVHTGEKPFPCPFPGCGKVFARSENLKIHKRTHTGEKPFKCEFDGCDRKFANSSDRKKHSHVHTSDKPYYCKIRGCDKSYTHPSSLRKHMKIHCKSPPPSPGTLGYSSVGTPVGAPLSPVLEPTRSRSSTLSPQVTNLNEWYVCQASGAPSHLHTPSSNGTTSESEDEEMYQNSEVVRTIH